In Chitinophagaceae bacterium, the sequence AGTTTCAAAACTATTGATAATCAAATTTTACAAAGTTATAAACTTATCAAATTGATCTTTCGGAGTGGACTCAAATGTTAAAGGTATAAATTTTTATTATATTTTTGCTTTTGCGTAATGTGAGTTAATGAGTGAATATATTGTGTTTTTTCTATAGGATAGATAAAAACATTAATTATTCACTACAAAATAGAATGTGTATGGCAAAGATTTGAGTAACAATGTAGTTTATATACATTGCCTATTGGTGAGATTGAAATACCTAAAAAGTAGACGCTAAATACCTGCAATATTGATCCCACCCCGAGAAGTTCTTTTTGATACGCTTGTAATTTTGTAAATGGTTGACTATTAGTAGCGTTAAAATTTAATATATTTGTAAAAAAAATGACTTTTTGGACCGTTTCTTTTACCACGAAAAAAAATGATTAAAAACTAACAATTAAGGGTGTTCTTTCAGGCACTTCATATCTTACCTTTAGAAAATGAAAATATATACAATCTATTTTATTATTTGTGCGGGGGCTATATTATTTTTTAACTCTTGTAAAACAGAAGAGCAAACAGTATTTCCCATTGAAAGTACTATCCATGTAATCCAAAGAGAAAATTTAGATACTACTTTCGTGGATACAGAAACTCAAGAAACATACAGAGCAAAAGATTATATTATAACTTTTGTTGCTTCAGACCCAAAAGATTGTGAAGGTAATGTCATAGAAGGAGAGTATCTTTTTGCAGAAGCAGAAAAAAAAGTACAAATAAAACTCAACGTCATAAAAAAAACACAATCTTGCCCATCAGGGTCTATTGGTTCTTATCCTTATTATAATGTAAATGTATCACAATTACAATCAGGTAATAGTTATTTTTTAAGTATACAAATAGGAGACAAGGAAGCTCAAACAGGAGTAATAGAAGTGACGGATACTACCTATACCATATTGATGAATAAAGGTATAGGTATGGCTTTTCCTAATCCCATTCTCAGAAGAATACCTGAAAAAATTATATGGGGACAACTCATCTCCCGCAAGAGTATTAGTAATTTTGAAAGTACTGTAAAAACACTCTATGCACCTTTTTCATCACTTGGGTTGGATTCTGTAAATATATCACCAGGGAATTATTATTACTTTTTTGTATTAACAGATAAAAGTGTTTTTGTAGATCCATTTAATTATTATAATTACGGAACAGGAACTTTTGAATACTTATCTTTTACTGAATACTATCAGTATTCATTTTTTATCCGAAAAATAAATGGAAATCAAACAAAAATTAAAGAACATTTTCGTCTGTTTAAAAATAATAATATTCTCTTGTTTGAAAGTATGTGGGCGGTAGATTCTAAAGGGGGAGATTATTTCTAAAGTAGTCAAGAATAATTTTTCTCATATATACCTTCTTTCCAGAGATTGTAAGAATCAACTATAGTATCGGTTATTTCAGAAACACTCATTTCACCCGTATTTATAACTAAATCATAGTTATTATAATCATGGCAATGGACATGGTATACTTTTTGAAATCTTTCGTCTTCTACTCTTCTTCTCTCGTTTATATTTACTATAATTTCTTCTTTATTTTTTTGATGAGGGTCAGATGTTCGCATAAAATCTCCTAATATACGAGTAGCCGCAATTTCAGGTTCTACTTGCAGATATACTTTAAAAGAATTTGGAACAAAATGCCAGGCAAGTCTAGAATCTAAAACATAAGGTAAATCCTGTTTATTAATTTCTATGAGTTTCCCATCAATAGTGGCATCTATTTTTGTGTCCTTATTGGCAATATAATTGAGCTCAAGAGTATTGACCCCGTACTGCTTTGCAAGTTCTC encodes:
- a CDS encoding AAA family ATPase — protein: MLRNKISITGEIGSGKTTVAIALSKKMDMEYFSTGNFQRELAKQYGVNTLELNYIANKDTKIDATIDGKLIEINKQDLPYVLDSRLAWHFVPNSFKVYLQVEPEIAATRILGDFMRTSDPHQKNKEEIIVNINERRRVEDERFQKVYHVHCHDYNNYDLVINTGEMSVSEITDTIVDSYNLWKEGIYEKNYS